The Vulpes lagopus strain Blue_001 chromosome 24, ASM1834538v1, whole genome shotgun sequence genome has a window encoding:
- the FAM168B gene encoding myelin-associated neurite-outgrowth inhibitor — protein sequence MNPVYSPGSSGVPYANAKGIGYPAGFPMGYAAAAPAYSPNMYPGANPTFQTGYTPGTPYKVSCSPTSGAVPPYSSSPNPYQTAVYPVRSAYPQQSPYAQQGTYYTQPLYAAPPHVIHHTTVVQPNGMPATVYPAPIPPPRGNGVTMGMVAGTTMAMSAGTLLTAHSPTPVAPHPVTVPTYRAPGTPTYSYVPPQW from the exons ATGAATCCTGTTTATAGCCCTGGTTCTTCTGGGGTTCCCTATGCAAATGCCAAAGGAATTGGTTATCCAG ctggTTTCCCCATGGGCTACGCAGCTGCAGCTCCTGCCTACTCCCCCAACATGTACCCTGGAGCGAATCCTACCTTCCAAACAG GTTATACTCCTGGCACACCTTACAAAGTGTCCTGTTCCCCCACCAGCGGGGCAGTGCCACCATACTCCTCCTCCCCTAACCCCTACCAGACCGCTGTGTACCCTGTGCGAAGTGCCTACCCCCAGCAGAGCCCCTACGCGCAG CAAGGCACGTACTACACACAGCCCCTGTACGCAGCACCCCCTCACGTCATCCACCACACCACAGTGGTGCAGCCCAATGGCATGCCGGCGACAGTGTACCCTGCTCCCATCCCTCCACCTAGAGGCAACGGCGTCACCATGGGCATGGTGGCTGGGACCACTATGGCCATGTCAGCAG GTACCCTGCTGACCGCCCACTCCCCAACTCCTGTTGCCCCCCACCCAGTCACTGTGCCCACATATCGGGCCCCAGGAACTCCCACCTACAGCTACGTGCCCCCTCAGTGGTGA